The sequence below is a genomic window from Ovis canadensis isolate MfBH-ARS-UI-01 breed Bighorn chromosome 1, ARS-UI_OviCan_v2, whole genome shotgun sequence.
AGAGAGCTTAGGAAAAGGTTTAGTCAAATATACAGATACTAACTGTTCACTCAGTCATTAAGGAGAGCCGTGAACAAAAGGATCATTTAAATGATTTTCTCcaatagaaaaactaaagagctgaACTATATCACAGGGGTTTTCTTCACTGCCGAAGCTGAGATGTTCCAGTAGGAGATATCTTCACTTGATTGAAAAGCAAACACCATCGCTGAAGGCTCTGCTGAATATGTAAAAAATCTGATGAGCTCCACCCCTGTTATTTTCCCTGTCGTTTTTTCCAGCACTGCTGTAAAATCCTTATAATACATTCCCAAGGAAACCAGCCATTCCGAATCTACAGTCACTCTGCTCTTTAATTCAATTCACAGAACTGCTGAAAAAGTAGACATTTCTatctaaaagtagaaaaaaatgtttgtatagAAGGTATATCTGTTATACAAGTATTACACAGCCTGGGGCAGTAACAGGTCCAAAAAGCTCTTCTCACCCACTGATACTTTAAGCCTGGGAAGGACGAGTTCTACCACGTAGGGTCTGGTTCTTGTTTGATTTGGGAGTTTCCATCagtctcctttatttctttggttgCAGGAACCTCCAATTGGGTTGGCTCAGCTGATTCTTGGATCACTGGGCTTTCTGACTCATTCTGATCAACCAACTGGTTATTAATCACAAGTCCTGGAAATGGTCTAATGACTGTGAATTTAATGAACTCAGCAGAATCTAAGATCCTTCTCATGGAGCTGATTTCCAGATAGCTGGGGGCTTTGAATGACACTCCGGGGGGCATGCCATCAACCACCACACAGCCAGGGTTAATTGTGATTTTCCTGTAGGGAACCTTCACGGGGAAACCCATCCCAATGGCTTCACCAAATTTCTGACTGAAGAGGTCATTAACTTGCTCTCTTAACTGTCGAGCTTTTTCAACCTTTGATAGTGTTTCATTATTATCGTCTGGAATTGTCACCTGAATGATGTTAAGGTCTTCAACACCTGATGCAGTAGTATTAACACTGGGTGATGAATTGATTTTTCTAGGAGGGCTCTTAGATGAGGAGGTGCTTTCCTTAATTGCAGTCTCAAACATTTCTGGCTCTTTAATGATGAACTTAATTTTGGCTTTGTTTCTGAGTATCTTCTCCAGCCTTGGAATGCCAAAAGTAGACGGTCGTCGGAATGGCACACCCTCGGGTAAGTCTTCCACATAAAAGTCTTCTGGGAAAGACTCTAACGCaaacagcactttcacagcttgtTTAAGGCCAAGAGCTTCACCACATTTTTCACTGAAAAGATTTTCAACTTTCTGTTTTAGGTCTGTGATTTTGGTATTCCAGGCCTCAAAGGAAAACTCTCTCCCTCGAGGCTTGAAGGGAACATTAGAACCATTCGTCTGGGTAGGGGTTCGAACGGCTGAGGTTTGAGGATTGCTGTTATTAGGGCCTTCCACAGTGACCTCAATTTCAGGAACTTTCGAATTACTCCCAGGGCTTCGTGGCCTTTTCGTCGACTGCAAAGCTTTAGTGTTAATTTTACTAGTCATTCCAGGAGGCAAGTAGGAAATAACTAGTTCAGGTTTTTTAACAACAAACTTGATTTTATTACTTCCACAGACAATCCTTTCCAGTCTTGGAATTCCAAACCAGGTAGGGCTTCGAAAGGGAATTCCTTCTGGCAAGCCTACATAAAGGAACTCGGGGTTTGATTCAAACACCGGGTATGGTACTTTTACCGCCTCTGTGAGTCCAAGAGCTTGAgcaaatttcaaattaaaaatctcTTCCACTTGCTTCCATAGCTTGGTAATTCTGACATTCCAATCTTCTTTGACTGGTGTATTCGTTCTGGGCTGAGTAACTTCAGTAGTGCTGTGCGTCAGAAGCTCTGGTCTTTTGATAACAAATTTAATTCGACTGCCCACTTGAATAATTTTTTCCAGCCTTGGGATCCCATACCACGAGGGACTTCTAAAAGGAATGTTTTCTGGCAGTCCTTCCATGTAGAGGTCATTAGGGTGTGCTTCAAATTTCTGGTAAGGTACAGCCTTAGCTTCTGTGCTCCCTAAGGCTTCAGCAAATTTTTTACAGAAAAGCTGATCTACCATCTTTCGTAACTTAGTGATTCTGCCATACCACTCTGAGTGccagcggggggcggggggaggcggcACAAATACAGACATATACATCAACTGAACAAAACAGAGAGCCCAGTAATAAATCCATTCACGTATGGTCAATTtgggcttccatagtggctcagagggtaaagacactgcctgcaatgtgggagacccaggtttggtccctgggttgggaagataccatggagaaggaaatggcaccccactccagaactcttgctggacaatcccatggatggaggagcctgctagcctacagtccatggggttgcaaaaagttggatgcgactgagcaacttcacttcacttactttaTGGTCAATTAGtagcagtgttagttgctcagttgtgcccgactctttgcaaccacatgggctgtggtccaccaggttcctctgtccatggggttctccaggcaagaatactggagggggttgccatttccttctcaattaaTCTACTACAAATGAAGctagaatatacaatagagaaaacacagtctctttaataagagGGACTAGGAAAACTGGCCAGTGCGatcttagagaatgaatttagaaAATTTTCTCATACAAAATGcaagaataaacacaaaataaattaaagacctatatataagaCTGGAAAACATATAACTCCCTGAAAAAAACACAGGCAGAATACTTTGGCttatcatagcaatatttttttggatctctCTCCTAAGGCCAAAAATGCAAGAACAGAAATCAAGAAATGggaccaaattaaacttaaaaacttatatacaacatatataagCAACATACACAACTCAATGTCAAAAagataatcaaaaaaaaaatgggttgaagacctgaaaagacatttttccaaagaagacataccaaaggctaatagacacatgaaaagatgctcaacattactaataactcagacagtaaagcatctgcctacaatgcgggtgacccgggttcaatctaataaccagggaaatgcaaatcaaaaccacagcaagatttcatctcacatctgtcagaatgactatcatcataAAGACCAAAAATTACAGATGTTAGTGacaatgtggagaaaatggagccCTAGTACATGCAGGttgctcaaaaaactaaaaatagaattaccatatgacccagaaatctaaTTCCTTCATTatataagaataaaacaaaaaacactaattcaaaagatatatacacttcaatgttcagttcagtcgctcagtcgtgtctgactctttgcgaccccatgaatcacagcacgccaggcctccctgtccatcaccaactcccagagttcactcagactcatgtccatcgagtcagtgatactatccagccatctcatcctcggtcgtccctttctcctcctgcccccaatccctctcagcatcaaagtcttttccagtgagtcaactcttcgcatgaggtggccaaagtacaggagtttcagctttagcatcattccttccaaagaaatcccagggctgatctccttcagaatggactggttggatcaccctgcagtccaagggactctcaagagtcttctcgaacaccacacttcaaaagcatcaattcttcagcgctcagctttcttcacagtccaactctcacatccatacatgaccacaggaaaaaccatagccttgactagacggaccttagtcggcaaagtaatgtctctgcttttgaatatgctatctaggctggtcataacttttcttccaaggagtaagtgtcttttaatttattgggtgcagtcaccatctgcaatgattttggagcccaaaaatataaagtctgacactgtttccactgtttctccatctatttgccatgaagtgttgggaccagatgccatgatcttcgttttctgaatgttgagctttaagccaactttttcactctcctctttcactttcatcaagaggcttcttagctcctcttcactttctgccataagggtggtgtcatctgcatatctgaggttattgatatttctcctggcaatcttgattccagcttgtgtttcttccagtctagcatttctcatgatgtactctgcatataagttaaataagcagggttcacttcagcattatttacaacagtcaatacatggaagcaacctaagtggccatcaacagatgaatggataaagaagatgtgaaatatacatacaatggaatattcagttcagttcaggtcagtcgctcagttgtatctgactctttgcgaccccatgaatcacagcacgccaggcctccctgtccatcaccaactcccagagttcactcaaactcatgtacaatgagttggcgatgccatccagccatctcatcctctgtcatccccttctcctcctgcccccaaaccctcccaacatcagggtcttttccaatgagtcaactcttcacatgagatggccaaaatattggagtttgagctttagcatcagtccttccaatgaacatccaggactgatctttaagatggactggttggaaatctttcagtccaagggactgtcaagagtcttctccaacaccacagttcaaaagcatcaattctttggtgctcagctttcttcaagtccaactctcacatccatacatgaccacagtaaaaaccatagccttgactagacggacctttgttggccaaataatgtctctgcttctgaatatgctatctaggttggtcataactttccttccaaggagtaagcatcttttaatttcatggctacagtcaccatctgcagtgattgtggagcccagaaacataaaatcagccactgtttccactgtttccctatctatttgccatgaagtgatgggaccagatgccatgatcttcattttctgaatgttgagctttaagccaactttttcactctcctctttcactttcatcaagaggctttttagtttctcttcactttcggctataagggtggtgtcttctgcatatctgaggttattgatgtttctcccgacaatcctgattccagcttgtgcttcttccagcccagcgtttctcatgatgcactctgcatatgagttaaataagcagggtgacaatttacagccttgacgtactccttttcctatttggaaccagtctgttgttccatgtccagttctaactgttgcttcctgagctgcatataggtttctcaagaggcaggtcaggtggtctggtattcactcaGACACAAAAAACAAGGAATTTTCCCATCTGCTACAAGATGGACAGAACTGGaaagtattatgcttagtgaaataagtcagacagagaaagagaaatagtgtatgttatcacttatgtgtggaacctaaaaaataaaacaaatgaatgaatatatcaaaacagaaacagactcacaaatatagagaagAAACTAGTAGTTACCAGTACAGAGATAGAATGGGGAGGGCAATTTAAGGGTAGGTGATTAGCAggcacaaactattatgtataaaataagtatcttacaaggatatattatacagtgaaaggcatataataaatattttataataactttaagtggataatctataaaaatattgaataactatactatacacttaaaactaacataatattgtaaatcaagtatacttcaataaaagatttaaaaataaataaaaatggatcataaacctaaatttaaaatctaaaaccatgaaacttttagaagaaaatataggaaataatTTTGTTACCTTcaataatacaaaatatttttagaattaacaTCATTCAAATGCATGActcatacaagaaaaaaaatgataaacggCTTTACAAAAATTACCAATTTGTTCTGTGAAAGGTACTGCTAATGAAAAAAAAGTCAACCCTAGTGTGGGAAAAAAATATGTGCAAAACACATTATCTATTACTTATATCCAGAACATATAAGAAACTCTCAAAGCTTAATAATAATATAACAGAACAactcaaattaaaatattaaaaatttctgaACAGATAACCTCATCAAAGAATACAAACAGacggcaagaaaaaaaaagaaaacattttcaaagtcaAACTAAAATCACAATGATACTCAACTACATATCTATTAGAATGGCTGGGACTAGGGCTCTCATAAATTGCTAATGGAAAGGCAAACTGATACAACCTCTTTGGCAAACAGTTTATTGGTTACTTATGAAGTTAAACACATACTTAACCATATGAACAAGCAGTGCTACCCCCAAGTACTTACACAAGTGAAATAAAaacttatatttataaatactaaAAAGTACAGAAATATTTATAGGAGCTtaattcataactgccaaaaatTGGAACCGTCAGCAAAACTCCTTCAGTAGATAAAAACACTATGGTAGCAtttgccactttttaaaaatatcttatttgtttgtttacttctaCTTATTGTCTTTCCTTTTATAATAGAACACAAGCTTCCCCAAAATAGAAGAACCTTTTCTGTCTTACTCAATGCTGATCCTGAGCACACAGAAAAGTTTTTGACATGTCATCAGTACACCATAAATAGTTGTTGAGTATTAAAGGCAAGAGAAGTAACATTTATAGAGCAGTTTCTTTGTGTCAGGAAAAACTTCAATagctttgtatatattatatcaGTCAGGTAAGCAACTGAGTCACTGAGAGCATAAGATATCTTGCCAAAGTCACATAGTAAACAGCTGAATTAGAATACAAACCCTGGCAATCTGATTCCAAAGCTTGTACTTAATCCAAATTAGGAAATGATGAAGGGCATTATTGGAAAGAGATAGCAAGATGCAAGGAGGTGTGAAACAACACACTCTCTGTAGGAAATTATAAGAAGGCCAATAAGAATTCGTGGCAAGGCAGACTAAAAATAGGAGCCAGATCATGAAAAGGACCATATGCCAAGCTAAGAAGTTTGGACTTTAATAGGCAATAGGACCCTTGTTAAGAAGATTGGCAGTGGACTGGCAAGGTCAAATTCATAATATACATAGAATGCTCCAGCTGTAGTATGAAAGATGGACTTAAATAGCACAAGATTCTGGACAAAGCTACATGTTAAAAGAAAATTGCCATAATAAGTCAGGCAACATAAGATAACAGACTGAACTGGAATGATTGTAGCAGAGATAGACAAAtttaggaaattattttaaaggtaTTAAAACCAAGGGCAAATTTTATTTtgccatctataaaatgaagataataataataccaactTTTCAGAGTTGTTGGGAAGATTACATTATAAACATTTACTACAATACTGGTACAGCATAAGTGatcaataaaaactgaaatagtAATTACATAGTAGTTACATGTAGTAACTACTACATGTAATAGTAGTACATTCACTGGAATGTAGAGTTGGTAGAAGCAGAAAACTGAAATGGTAAGATAAAAAGTTCACTTttcgcaggatgcagcatgcttggggctggtgcatggggatgacccagaaagatgttatggggagggaggtgggaggggggttcatgtttgggaatgcatgtaagaattaaagattttaaaatttaaaaaataaaaaactaaaataaaaaaaaataaataaaaaaattaaaaaaaagttcactTTTACAAATGATGAGTTTGAGAGACCCATGAGGCGGTGGTAAAATCCACTGAAAAGGCAGTGAAAACTAGGAGTTTTAATACCAGAAGAGATTTGAGAGTGTAGATAGATTtgagaatatggaaaaaaatgtaagatGTAATGGTATGAGATGGAATCATAtaaaaaaaaggattttataGCTGAGAAACCCATGAAGGAGGATCAGAAGAAATGAGCAAGCAGATGCAAGGATAACCAAAAAAGAGAAATACCAGGAGAGCCAAGGTAACAATTTCCAACCACAAACTGTTATATCAAATGCAAGATAAATTAAGATAATGAGTGTAATATGTTATTGAATTTAGCAAAATGAAAATTACTTATGACTATCACAGTAGTGAAAtgcatatttaataaatactacTAAGTATACTACCAGCTAAGTTTATATTTGAATGctatcattttaaattatgataCTAGTGCCTGGATTAACTGATATAATGAATAAATAcactaacattcagttcagttcagttcagttgctcagtcatgtccaactctttgcgaccccatgaattgtagcacgccaggcctccctgtccatcaccaactctcggagttcactcacactcatgtctatcaagtcggtgatgccatccagccatctcatcctctgtcgtccccttctcctcctgccctcaatccctcccagcatcagagtcttttccaatgagtcaactcttcacatgaggtggccaaaatactagagtttcagctttagcatcattccttccaaagaacaacccaagactgatctcctttagaatggactggttggatctccttgcagtcataaACACACAAATGCACTGGTATATGTATATCatgattatacatatacatataattacatATACAATTATAAACAATTTCAAGTATACTTTTTAAACTTAGTAACAAGttccaaactgtggtgttggaaaagactcttgagagtaattatttttaagacttttttttttaatgtggaccccttttaaaaagtcaatattgaatttgtttcaatattgcttctgttttatgttttggttttttggctccagggcatgtgggatcttagctccccaaacaggggtcaaacccacattccctgcattgaaaggcaaagtcttaactccTGGACCTCCTAGGAAATCCTAGCTTAGCTATTTTTTTGACCTTTTGCTTTTCTACATGAATTTAGAATTAGCTTGtcaagttctatgaaaaataaattgaggAGGAAGAAAATGATTGAAATTGTATTAAAGGGTGATTTGGGGAGAACAGACATCTTTATAATATTAAGCTTTCACTTCTGAAAACATAGTTTGAATCTCATTTTATCAGATTATCCCTTTACTATCTCTCTTACTGATGTTATCTTTgtattcctctgtcatcccttctcatTTTTCAAGGACTATTGTTCACACCTCACTGACATTTCTCCAATATATACAGAGACAATCTTTGCACTTAACACCTTGGCACTTTGAATTCTTCCTCTCCAATATTTTACACATAATAACTTcattatatattcattatatatttctaGCTGTCCCCATAGTCATACTCTACACCTTGATATTTCCAATAGTTACAATAATTGCAattccttccattttctttcacTCATCCTATTATCTAACGACGATCTCTTTGTAGCTTTTTCACTGAGATACACTAAGCACAGACTTCACAAGAATATTTTATGAagaatctctctcttttctttgcttGCATGTATCCTGGACTTTCTATTATTTTGTGGTCTGTATTGctgaaaagaaaacacagtcaTGGTCTGCTTCAAGCCACAATGGATTATGTGGTATTAAATTTACCCTCTCGCCACAAACAACTATAATTTTGggccaaaaaatataaaacatattttttagacAGTGGACAGCAGATAATTCATG
It includes:
- the LOC138423347 gene encoding general transcription factor II-I-like, coding for MVDQLFCKKFAEALGSTEAKAVPYQKFEAHPNDLYMEGLPENIPFRSPSWYGIPRLEKIIQVGSRIKFVIKRPELLTHSTTEVTQPRTNTPVKEDWNVRITKLWKQVEEIFNLKFAQALGLTEAVKVPYPVFESNPEFLYVGLPEGIPFRSPTWFGIPRLERIVCGSNKIKFVVKKPELVISYLPPGMTSKINTKALQSTKRPRSPGSNSKVPEIEVTVEGPNNSNPQTSAVRTPTQTNGSNVPFKPRGREFSFEAWNTKITDLKQKVENLFSEKCGEALGLKQAVKVLFALESFPEDFYVEDLPEGVPFRRPSTFGIPRLEKILRNKAKIKFIIKEPEMFETAIKESTSSSKSPPRKINSSPSVNTTASGVEDLNIIQVTIPDDNNETLSKVEKARQLREQVNDLFSQKFGEAIGMGFPVKVPYRKITINPGCVVVDGMPPGVSFKAPSYLEISSMRRILDSAEFIKFTVIRPFPGLVINNQLVDQNESESPVIQESAEPTQLEVPATKEIKETDGNSQIKQEPDPTW